From a single Intestinibaculum porci genomic region:
- a CDS encoding metallophosphoesterase produces MTITIKVVITIIAVLLALPAVNFLGLYAVLYYYFLAACAVFGLISHFVPAGMLKGLLQSGLLSVVAVCLIMGYGYYNMHHVVETDYTIKSNKINNLKILLISDLHTDQVFNPRQINGLVQKMNKVNPDLVVLDGDIFDENTPKKDMLAATKALSQLHNKLGIYYVYGNHDDSKYGNWHTSNRSHSNASDIRTAMENNHITVLDDDVKNIGKITLIGRRDASYDRKLTDDLLKDVNKDQYIIMLDHQPLEIQKNAKKGVDLQLSGHTHGGQIWPTGYLNDFMPGSMRYGNKTIGSFHAITTSGLAGWGFPIKTGSPSEYVVINVK; encoded by the coding sequence ATGACAATAACAATTAAAGTTGTTATTACAATAATAGCTGTATTATTAGCTTTACCTGCTGTTAATTTCTTAGGACTCTATGCAGTGCTCTATTATTATTTTCTAGCTGCTTGCGCGGTCTTTGGATTAATATCTCATTTTGTACCAGCTGGCATGTTAAAGGGGTTATTGCAAAGTGGACTGTTATCGGTGGTTGCAGTTTGTCTGATTATGGGGTATGGCTATTACAACATGCATCATGTTGTGGAGACGGATTATACAATTAAGAGTAATAAAATTAATAACTTAAAGATTCTACTGATCTCTGATTTACATACCGATCAGGTGTTTAATCCTAGACAAATTAATGGGTTAGTTCAAAAGATGAATAAGGTCAATCCTGATTTAGTGGTTTTGGATGGCGATATCTTTGATGAAAATACACCGAAGAAAGACATGCTAGCAGCTACTAAAGCATTAAGTCAATTACATAATAAACTAGGCATCTATTATGTTTATGGCAATCATGATGATTCTAAGTATGGTAACTGGCATACATCTAATAGATCTCATTCTAATGCCAGTGATATTAGAACAGCGATGGAAAATAACCATATTACTGTACTAGATGATGATGTTAAAAATATTGGTAAGATTACACTCATAGGCAGACGTGATGCTTCCTATGATCGTAAATTAACAGATGATTTACTTAAAGATGTAAATAAAGATCAATATATTATCATGTTAGATCATCAGCCCTTAGAAATACAAAAGAATGCGAAAAAGGGTGTAGACTTACAGTTAAGTGGACATACCCATGGTGGTCAGATTTGGCCAACGGGTTATTTAAATGATTTCATGCCAGGATCAATGCGCTATGGTAATAAAACAATTGGTTCTTTCCATGCCATCACAACAAGTGGACTTGCTGGCTGGGGCTTCCCAATAAAAACAGGATCACCATCGGAATATGTGGTGATCAATGTAAAATAG
- a CDS encoding TetR/AcrR family transcriptional regulator, whose protein sequence is MKKTDRRVRKTRTLLKNGLIKLMKEKSIKEITVQELVDEVDINRSTFYLHYKDIYDLVEQLEQEVFDSFKMLINDFGEKKEDEKFLIALYQNIENYGDLAQALISSHGDMSFVHRLIMTIRGEIAPYVEDIITQKSDIQNEYIYEYCLFGTLGLIKKWMDRGFQETAEVMAKVTNQLLIENINQGNVSHG, encoded by the coding sequence ATGAAAAAAACTGACCGTAGGGTCAGAAAAACAAGAACATTATTAAAAAATGGGTTAATTAAACTTATGAAAGAAAAGAGTATTAAAGAAATTACCGTTCAGGAACTTGTCGATGAAGTGGATATCAATCGTTCCACCTTCTATTTACATTACAAGGACATTTATGATCTTGTTGAACAGTTAGAACAGGAAGTGTTTGATTCTTTTAAAATGCTGATCAATGACTTCGGTGAAAAAAAAGAGGATGAAAAGTTTCTCATCGCTCTTTATCAAAACATTGAAAATTATGGAGATTTAGCTCAGGCACTCATCAGTTCTCATGGGGATATGTCCTTTGTCCATCGTCTGATTATGACGATCCGTGGCGAAATAGCCCCTTATGTAGAGGATATTATTACCCAAAAATCCGATATCCAAAATGAATATATTTATGAATACTGTCTTTTTGGTACTTTGGGTCTCATTAAGAAATGGATGGACCGCGGCTTTCAGGAAACAGCTGAGGTGATGGCTAAAGTCACAAATCAGTTACTCATTGAAAATATTAATCAAGGAAACGTTTCACATGGCTAA